One Candidatus Nanosynbacter featherlites genomic region harbors:
- a CDS encoding alpha-amylase family glycosyl hydrolase, protein MSKKTLVELDPWLAPHEPVIKAREAYISSTLRRVLDGKSPADFALGFHHFGLHQTAAGWMFREWAPNATRIVMVGDFSDWQEREEFALQPGTHGEWSVDLPENALHHGQKYKLRVYWPNGDGWRLPSYATYVIQDDDSVDFSAVVWQPDKPYQWQHDIPPAPNVPLIYEAHVGMSSEEEKVASFNEFTANILPRIKQAGYNTIQLMAIAEHPYYGSFGYHVSNFFAVSSRFGTPDDFKRLVDTAHGLGLRVIIDIVYAHAARNEVEGLGNFAGDPTQYFKAHDHPAWDSRLFDYGKPEVLHFLASNCRWWLDEYRVDGFRFDGVTSMLYHDHGLGKSFTSYDDYFGDDVDKDALVYLKLANDVIHAVRPDATTIAEEMSGLPGLAAPAEHGGLGFNYRLAMGAPDLWIKTLKEKRDEDWDLGELAHTLSSHRPEEKVITYAESHDQALVGDKTLIFRLIDKAMYWHMDKADPDLTVERGIALHKLIRLLTAGLHGGGYLNFMGNEFGHPEWIDFPRQGNHWSFKHARRQWSLRDNGFLKYQWLGEFDAALMKLIQTVDDPGVHYLTIRQHDHVVSFIRGNLLFTMNFSPDQSWTDYDVPAAAGSYRVALSSDDQQFGGHGRIQQDQQYFTTLGAHGDNIQVYLPARSGLILRRVD, encoded by the coding sequence ATGAGCAAGAAAACCCTGGTTGAGCTTGATCCGTGGCTGGCGCCGCATGAACCCGTCATCAAGGCGCGCGAGGCGTATATTTCGTCGACGCTGCGGAGGGTGCTGGATGGTAAATCGCCGGCAGATTTCGCACTAGGCTTTCATCATTTTGGATTACATCAGACGGCGGCGGGCTGGATGTTTCGTGAGTGGGCACCGAATGCTACGCGCATAGTGATGGTTGGCGATTTTTCTGACTGGCAGGAGCGCGAGGAGTTTGCCCTACAGCCTGGCACACATGGTGAATGGAGTGTTGACTTGCCGGAGAACGCGCTGCATCACGGGCAGAAATATAAGCTGCGCGTCTATTGGCCGAACGGCGACGGCTGGCGCTTACCATCATACGCCACCTACGTCATCCAAGACGATGATTCGGTGGATTTCTCGGCCGTCGTGTGGCAGCCGGATAAGCCATATCAGTGGCAGCATGACATTCCACCTGCGCCAAACGTGCCGCTGATTTACGAAGCGCATGTCGGCATGAGCAGTGAGGAGGAAAAGGTTGCTAGCTTCAACGAATTTACCGCTAATATCCTGCCGCGCATCAAGCAAGCTGGCTATAACACCATCCAGCTAATGGCCATCGCCGAGCACCCGTACTACGGCAGCTTCGGCTATCATGTCAGCAACTTTTTCGCGGTGTCATCGCGCTTTGGCACGCCCGATGATTTTAAGCGGTTGGTTGATACGGCGCACGGATTGGGGCTGCGCGTCATTATTGACATAGTCTATGCCCATGCCGCCAGAAATGAAGTCGAAGGCCTGGGTAATTTCGCAGGTGATCCGACGCAATACTTCAAAGCTCACGACCATCCAGCGTGGGATTCGCGGCTGTTTGATTATGGCAAACCGGAAGTACTGCACTTTCTCGCCAGCAATTGCCGCTGGTGGTTGGATGAGTACCGTGTTGACGGTTTTCGGTTTGATGGCGTGACCAGCATGCTATATCACGACCACGGTTTAGGAAAAAGCTTCACCAGTTATGATGATTATTTTGGCGACGATGTTGATAAGGACGCACTAGTCTATCTCAAACTGGCCAATGACGTCATTCACGCCGTTCGCCCCGATGCTACGACCATTGCCGAGGAAATGAGCGGGCTACCCGGGCTGGCGGCACCGGCTGAGCATGGCGGTTTGGGTTTTAATTATCGATTAGCAATGGGCGCGCCCGACCTCTGGATCAAAACGCTGAAGGAAAAGCGCGACGAAGATTGGGACTTGGGCGAGCTGGCACATACGCTAAGTTCGCATCGCCCAGAAGAAAAAGTCATCACTTACGCCGAGAGTCACGACCAGGCCTTGGTTGGCGACAAGACGCTGATTTTTCGACTGATCGACAAAGCCATGTATTGGCATATGGATAAAGCCGACCCCGACCTAACCGTGGAACGTGGCATAGCCCTACACAAACTTATACGCCTGCTGACAGCTGGACTGCACGGCGGCGGCTACCTCAACTTTATGGGTAATGAATTTGGGCATCCCGAGTGGATTGACTTTCCGCGTCAGGGTAATCATTGGTCGTTCAAACATGCTCGCAGACAATGGAGTTTACGCGACAATGGTTTTCTCAAGTACCAATGGCTGGGTGAGTTTGATGCGGCACTGATGAAGCTCATCCAAACCGTTGATGACCCCGGCGTTCACTATCTGACCATTCGCCAACACGACCATGTGGTTAGTTTCATACGCGGCAATCTGCTATTTACCATGAATTTTTCACCCGACCAGTCGTGGACGGATTATGACGTGCCAGCAGCGGCTGGGTCATACCGAGTAGCCCTCAGCAGCGACGACCAGCAGTTTGGTGGTCACGGACGAATTCAGCAAGACCAGCAGTATTTTACCACACTAGGGGCGCATGGCGATAACATCCAGGTATATCTACCTGCGCGCAGCGGGCTGATTCTGCGCAGGGTTGACTAG